The uncultured Bacteroides sp. genome has a segment encoding these proteins:
- a CDS encoding efflux RND transporter permease subunit, whose protein sequence is MLKKIIKYFLENRLVTAILLIVIIVWGLATAPFNWHGGLLPRDPVAVDAIPDVGDNQQIVATEWMGRSPKDIQDQITYPLTTSLLGIPGVKTIRSTSMFGMSFIYIIFNDNVEFYWSRSRILEKLNSLPLGILPEGVQPSLGPDATALGQIFWYTLEGRDSKTGKPTGGWDPQELRTIQDYYVKYSLSSAEGVSEVASVGGYVKEFQVDLNPEAMRSFGVSVMDVMEAVKKSNLDIGAETIEINKVEYLIRGLGYIKNLADLENAAITSRNNVPVRIKDVATVNYGPATRRGGLDKEGMEAVGAVVVARYGSNPMDVINSVKDKIKETAAGMPQKVLPDGRISKVTIVPFYDRTQLIKETIGTLESALTHEILICIIVVIVLIVNLRASIVIAGILPLAVLCTFIIMRNIGIEANIVALSGIAIAIGVMVDVGIVFMENVVRHLDFPENRGKAHGQYLVMLIYNSVTEVAGAISTAMLTTIISFIPVFAMQAQEGKMFHPLAYTKTFALASAFILGLVLLPTLAYWIFSLNIPRRGIRKVTNMLLIAAGIFLFTFSGVLFALVLTAIGINNLLAYKWKPGNEHYPNYINIGITLLTAVYLLSSEWLPLGPQNGILVNMLFVAGIVAVILALLWSLVIYYERILRWCLANRWKFISIPIFTALFGLVIWMGFDKTVGFVAKGFETAGWNTFRKTTFWSAASNKFPGIGKEFMPSLDEGSYLLMPTSMPHSGVEQNLQNIEKLDRRLKGIPEVELAVGKWGRVNSALDPAPIQMYENTINYRPEYMLDDNGQRARFKVDRKGRFMLIGGKTYDPEKGFRIIPKDSLIPYKYGEYYRQWRPQIKNKNDIWNEIVKVTHLPGLTSAPKLQPIATRMVMLSTGMRAPMGLKVYGPDLESIEKAGKMMEKALKEVPSVLPASVFYDRAVGAPYLEIKLNRENMARYGVKVSDLQEVIGAAVGGMKLSTSVEGRERFPIRLRYARELRDNPQSLGQILIPTSNGVQVPLNELADINYAKGAQMIQSENTFLLGYVIFDKVSDKAEVDVVNEAQKILDTKIKEGKIVLPKGVTYKFAGNYEQQVRATNRLLIVIPISLILILLILYFRFKSVTASFIHFSGVFVAFAGGFILIWLYGQEWFLNFSIAGMNMRNLFQMHTINLSVAVWVGFIALFGIATNDGVLMGTYIHQMFLDEKPTNKDEIREAVVKSGLRRVRAASMTTAATLIALLPVLTSTGKGSDIMVPMAIPTFGGMLIQTMTMFVVPVLQCWWREHAVKHNRLPEQIETNYSIQSDEK, encoded by the coding sequence ATGCTAAAAAAAATCATCAAATACTTTCTTGAGAACAGGCTTGTCACGGCAATTTTATTGATTGTGATAATTGTATGGGGACTGGCTACTGCTCCGTTTAACTGGCACGGCGGTTTACTCCCGCGTGACCCTGTAGCTGTAGATGCCATTCCTGATGTAGGCGATAACCAGCAGATTGTTGCTACTGAATGGATGGGAAGGTCACCGAAAGACATTCAGGATCAGATTACTTATCCTTTAACAACATCCCTGTTGGGCATTCCCGGAGTGAAAACCATTCGAAGTACTTCCATGTTCGGGATGTCATTTATCTACATCATCTTTAACGATAATGTGGAGTTTTACTGGAGTCGCTCCCGGATACTTGAAAAGCTGAATTCATTGCCTTTAGGTATTTTGCCCGAAGGTGTTCAGCCATCTTTAGGACCCGATGCCACTGCATTGGGACAAATTTTCTGGTATACACTGGAAGGAAGAGATTCCAAAACAGGGAAACCGACCGGTGGTTGGGATCCTCAGGAGTTACGAACCATTCAGGATTATTATGTAAAGTACTCATTATCCAGTGCCGAAGGTGTTTCGGAAGTTGCATCCGTTGGAGGGTATGTGAAGGAGTTTCAGGTGGATCTGAATCCGGAAGCAATGCGGTCTTTCGGAGTATCAGTAATGGATGTAATGGAGGCGGTTAAAAAGAGTAATCTCGATATCGGAGCCGAGACTATAGAGATAAATAAAGTGGAATACCTTATTCGTGGATTAGGTTATATTAAAAACCTTGCCGATCTTGAGAATGCTGCAATTACTTCGCGAAACAATGTTCCCGTAAGAATAAAAGATGTAGCGACGGTGAACTATGGTCCGGCTACTCGCCGTGGAGGACTGGACAAAGAAGGCATGGAAGCCGTTGGTGCTGTCGTGGTGGCAAGGTACGGCTCAAATCCGATGGACGTGATTAATAGTGTCAAGGATAAAATTAAAGAAACTGCAGCCGGAATGCCTCAGAAGGTATTACCCGACGGTAGGATCTCAAAGGTTACCATTGTTCCATTTTATGATCGTACGCAACTGATTAAAGAGACAATTGGTACACTGGAAAGTGCTTTGACGCACGAAATATTGATTTGTATCATAGTGGTTATTGTATTGATAGTGAATCTGCGTGCCTCTATAGTTATAGCTGGAATATTGCCGCTTGCCGTGTTATGCACTTTCATTATTATGCGCAATATTGGAATTGAAGCCAATATTGTTGCTTTGTCGGGTATTGCCATTGCCATTGGTGTAATGGTCGACGTGGGAATAGTCTTTATGGAGAATGTAGTGCGTCATCTTGATTTTCCGGAGAATAGAGGAAAAGCTCATGGACAATATCTTGTAATGCTCATTTATAATTCTGTGACTGAGGTAGCCGGAGCGATCAGTACGGCAATGCTCACTACCATAATAAGTTTTATTCCGGTGTTTGCCATGCAGGCCCAGGAAGGAAAGATGTTTCACCCCTTGGCTTATACCAAAACATTTGCTTTGGCATCCGCCTTTATTCTGGGATTAGTTCTATTGCCAACATTGGCTTACTGGATCTTTTCTCTGAATATACCAAGAAGAGGTATTCGCAAAGTGACCAATATGCTGTTGATTGCAGCTGGTATATTTCTGTTTACCTTTAGCGGAGTATTATTTGCACTGGTGCTGACTGCAATAGGAATAAATAATCTGTTGGCATATAAATGGAAACCAGGGAATGAGCATTATCCCAATTATATAAATATAGGGATAACGTTACTAACAGCTGTCTATTTATTATCCTCGGAATGGTTACCATTGGGACCTCAAAATGGAATTCTGGTTAATATGTTATTTGTGGCAGGTATAGTGGCAGTTATTCTGGCACTGTTGTGGTCGTTGGTTATTTATTATGAAAGGATTCTTCGCTGGTGTTTGGCTAACAGGTGGAAATTCATTTCTATTCCCATCTTTACAGCGTTGTTTGGTCTGGTGATATGGATGGGCTTTGATAAAACAGTCGGTTTTGTGGCTAAAGGGTTTGAAACGGCAGGTTGGAATACATTTAGAAAAACAACCTTTTGGAGTGCCGCCAGCAATAAATTCCCTGGCATAGGAAAAGAGTTTATGCCTAGTCTTGATGAAGGCTCATATCTTTTGATGCCTACAAGTATGCCACATTCCGGAGTGGAACAAAATCTTCAGAATATTGAAAAGCTGGATAGACGATTGAAGGGGATACCCGAAGTAGAATTGGCTGTGGGCAAATGGGGACGCGTAAATTCGGCTCTGGATCCTGCGCCCATTCAAATGTATGAGAATACAATCAATTATCGTCCGGAGTATATGCTGGATGATAATGGTCAGCGAGCACGATTTAAAGTGGACCGGAAAGGTCGCTTTATGCTTATTGGGGGTAAAACGTATGATCCGGAAAAAGGATTCCGCATTATTCCAAAAGATAGCCTGATACCCTATAAGTATGGAGAATATTACCGTCAGTGGCGTCCTCAGATTAAAAACAAAAATGATATTTGGAATGAGATAGTTAAGGTAACCCATCTTCCCGGACTGACATCCGCACCTAAACTTCAGCCCATTGCCACACGTATGGTGATGCTTTCAACCGGGATGAGGGCACCTATGGGATTGAAAGTTTATGGTCCCGATCTGGAGTCTATTGAAAAAGCGGGGAAAATGATGGAAAAGGCATTGAAAGAAGTTCCTTCCGTACTTCCGGCATCTGTATTTTATGACAGAGCCGTGGGTGCTCCTTATCTGGAAATAAAGCTTAACAGAGAGAACATGGCACGTTATGGCGTTAAGGTTTCCGATTTACAGGAGGTTATTGGTGCAGCTGTGGGTGGAATGAAACTTTCTACGTCTGTGGAAGGTCGCGAACGTTTTCCTATCCGGTTACGGTATGCAAGGGAACTGCGTGATAATCCACAGTCACTTGGCCAGATATTGATACCGACTTCTAACGGAGTACAAGTACCTCTGAATGAACTGGCAGATATCAATTATGCCAAAGGGGCGCAGATGATACAGAGTGAAAATACCTTCCTGCTAGGTTATGTTATCTTTGATAAAGTATCTGATAAAGCAGAAGTTGATGTGGTGAATGAAGCACAGAAAATATTGGATACCAAGATAAAGGAGGGCAAGATTGTACTTCCCAAAGGGGTGACATACAAATTTGCCGGGAACTATGAACAGCAAGTGCGGGCAACAAACAGATTATTGATTGTAATACCAATTAGTTTAATACTGATATTGCTGATTCTTTATTTCCGTTTCAAGTCGGTAACTGCATCGTTCATTCATTTCTCGGGCGTGTTTGTTGCCTTTGCAGGAGGCTTTATACTTATCTGGCTGTACGGACAGGAGTGGTTCCTGAATTTTAGTATTGCCGGAATGAATATGCGGAATCTGTTTCAGATGCATACCATTAATCTGAGTGTAGCTGTTTGGGTAGGATTCATTGCTCTCTTTGGCATTGCTACCAATGACGGAGTTTTGATGGGAACCTACATTCATCAGATGTTTCTTGATGAGAAACCTACCAACAAGGATGAAATTCGTGAAGCTGTAGTTAAGTCCGGACTCAGAAGAGTACGCGCGGCTTCAATGACCACGGCTGCTACCTTGATTGCTTTGTTACCGGTGCTGACTTCTACCGGAAAAGGTTCTGACATAATGGTACCTATGGCTATTCCTACATTTGGGGGAATGCTGATTCAGACCATGACTATGTTTGTGGTTCCGGTTCTTCAGTGTTGGTGGCGGGAACATGCAGTAAAGCATAACCGATTGCCCGAACAAATTGAAACTAACTATTCAATTCAATCAGATGAAAAGTAA
- a CDS encoding aminotransferase class IV, with product MSETKQFLETVKVVDGVFIHSEYNLQRMKQTMNEVFHTSVPDSFFEELIIPENMRWGVVKCRILYSESIDEVQFQPYACRKVASLKLVDGGNIDYSRKYADRTALLNLVQQKGECDDILIVKNGQITDTSYSNVVLSYGTGYYTPKNCLLNGTCRQRLIAEGKIIPRDISVNDLSSFQYLYLINAMIDLDDKVIVPVSNIMR from the coding sequence ATGAGTGAAACAAAGCAATTTTTAGAGACCGTGAAGGTGGTGGACGGAGTGTTTATCCACTCAGAATACAATCTTCAGAGGATGAAGCAAACCATGAATGAGGTGTTTCATACCTCTGTACCCGATTCCTTTTTTGAGGAACTGATTATTCCCGAAAATATGAGGTGGGGTGTGGTAAAATGCCGTATTCTTTATAGCGAATCTATTGATGAAGTGCAGTTTCAGCCTTATGCATGCCGTAAAGTTGCATCCTTAAAGCTGGTTGATGGCGGGAATATAGACTATTCTCGAAAGTATGCCGACAGAACGGCTTTGCTAAATCTGGTTCAGCAGAAAGGTGAATGTGATGATATTCTGATAGTGAAGAACGGACAGATTACAGATACCAGTTACAGCAATGTGGTGCTGAGTTATGGCACCGGATACTATACTCCGAAAAACTGTTTACTGAACGGCACCTGCCGCCAGCGACTGATTGCCGAGGGAAAGATTATCCCCAGAGATATATCCGTTAACGATCTTTCTTCATTTCAATATCTTTACCTCATCAATGCCATGATTGATCTGGATGATAAAGTGATTGTTCCGGTAAGTAACATTATGCGCTGA
- a CDS encoding DUF3843 family protein codes for MKANSSSIYMQDWLALHPYNRVSETDQYYLDLANSILKIWNKSELSFQVTAEIKSSAACHLTAYFEDVISQLGLWKAFISKHKELYGKYLPFYSLPNNYFEDEVNYEDIAFLLWLNMQLYIGNDKEEFIDPEESSIMALAKEIYDFLDAEYEVAPENNFMNGFFDFKNKEYDKFPAFANDAEWLFFQSYLLAPCNEEPINEIISQVHKYYPKATDKEKNAIIHDAVNRLMFSDPCGPLALSMNEWFSAIAGSQQPFKDSFDKFEFIDRQEFYVIEKSNSHIKIRSAENGREIDVTKESIKNISGLHPWKTVIRVCCAFYNDSWWFFGEYSTRELNDEEDIHPAVPYIKGEKADDPVYNTFMKVSNGESLMFISSYDALKEFFIKGLKWEDNEDNMMPDLKEFHNFVLYANPKGMLIAPGIATYVKDERNSMYDAEDASENALDLFTVQGSCPIDLLRYLVESNRLPDARITTSAKEKEHGQRLLRDNWDFIARLFLESYYRGE; via the coding sequence ATGAAAGCAAACTCTTCATCTATATACATGCAGGACTGGCTTGCACTGCATCCTTATAACCGAGTGTCGGAAACCGATCAGTATTATCTTGATCTGGCAAATAGTATCCTTAAAATCTGGAATAAATCAGAACTCAGCTTTCAGGTAACTGCTGAGATTAAAAGTTCCGCTGCCTGTCATCTGACCGCCTATTTTGAAGATGTTATTTCGCAACTTGGTTTATGGAAGGCTTTTATCTCAAAGCACAAAGAGCTTTACGGCAAGTATCTTCCATTTTATTCATTGCCCAACAACTATTTCGAAGACGAGGTAAACTATGAGGATATTGCTTTCTTGCTTTGGCTCAACATGCAGCTTTACATAGGAAATGACAAGGAAGAATTTATTGATCCGGAAGAATCGTCAATCATGGCTCTTGCAAAAGAGATCTATGATTTTCTTGACGCCGAGTACGAGGTTGCTCCCGAGAATAATTTTATGAACGGCTTTTTTGATTTCAAGAACAAGGAGTACGACAAATTTCCTGCCTTTGCAAATGATGCCGAATGGCTCTTTTTCCAGTCTTATCTGCTGGCTCCGTGCAACGAAGAACCGATAAACGAAATCATCAGTCAGGTACATAAATATTATCCTAAAGCTACAGATAAAGAAAAAAATGCCATTATTCATGATGCCGTTAACCGACTGATGTTCTCTGATCCTTGTGGTCCGCTGGCATTAAGCATGAATGAATGGTTTTCTGCCATTGCAGGATCTCAGCAACCGTTCAAAGACTCTTTTGATAAATTTGAATTCATTGACAGACAAGAGTTTTACGTGATCGAGAAAAGTAATTCGCACATAAAGATTCGCTCTGCGGAAAACGGAAGAGAGATTGATGTTACAAAGGAATCAATCAAAAATATATCCGGACTTCATCCATGGAAAACAGTAATAAGAGTGTGCTGCGCATTTTACAACGATTCATGGTGGTTCTTTGGTGAATACTCTACCCGCGAACTAAATGATGAGGAAGATATCCATCCGGCAGTTCCTTATATAAAAGGAGAAAAGGCCGATGATCCGGTTTACAATACATTTATGAAGGTAAGCAATGGAGAATCTTTAATGTTTATCTCCTCTTATGATGCACTGAAAGAGTTCTTTATTAAGGGACTGAAGTGGGAAGATAACGAAGACAACATGATGCCCGATTTAAAGGAATTTCATAACTTCGTGCTCTATGCTAATCCGAAAGGCATGCTGATAGCTCCGGGTATTGCCACGTATGTAAAGGATGAACGAAACTCTATGTACGATGCAGAAGATGCTTCAGAAAATGCACTGGACTTATTCACCGTTCAGGGAAGTTGCCCCATCGACCTACTGAGATATCTAGTAGAGAGCAACCGATTGCCCGATGCCCGGATTACCACCAGTGCAAAAGAAAAAGAACATGGTCAAAGATTGCTTCGCGATAACTGGGACTTCATTGCCCGCTTATTTCTGGAATCGTATTATAGAGGGGAATAA
- a CDS encoding TolC family protein — protein sequence MKSKIRFKYACLYVILLTTSFSHLMAQDSLAVYVEQAVKNNPRVRADFAAYQASLQRVAPAGSLPDPELGFSFYLKKMEQVNGKQVGTLSLMQMFPWFGTLKAAKSEMSWMANASYERFRESSLDVAYNVQAQWYQLNSIQAKLINIRENIKLLKSLEEVALYRYKSPGIKGKSSSSASYSSGSSTVQLAASAMSIPQGTGGMSGMGGASSGNTSFSTIAAGQSVSMGSSMSSSSMSGSSGGMSDVLRIQIERIELENTLETTQSQFFSTLAVFNALLGHPSATLTFVPDTLQLKPFIANDPAAWQILVERNPLLAMWKAESAFYEAKGEMAKKMGYPMIGIGLEYMINSKNPVDPNNMNTMSNMNGMDMIMPMVKFTLPIYRKKYKAQLSDSKFMKQSAELQYQNTQNELQASFVAINLRITDASRKIALYAKQRQLAQTTFELMLREFTTSSVGLTDVLQVQRELLNYSLKQVESVVEYNTAVAEFEKIIAKDDLIINKK from the coding sequence ATGAAAAGTAAAATAAGATTTAAATATGCTTGCTTGTATGTCATATTACTGACAACAAGTTTCAGCCATCTCATGGCGCAGGATAGTCTTGCCGTTTATGTGGAACAGGCTGTTAAAAACAATCCGAGAGTACGCGCTGATTTTGCAGCTTATCAGGCTTCTTTGCAACGTGTTGCTCCTGCCGGATCATTGCCCGATCCTGAATTAGGATTCAGTTTTTACTTGAAAAAGATGGAGCAGGTAAATGGAAAACAAGTGGGAACGCTGAGTTTGATGCAGATGTTTCCATGGTTTGGAACGTTGAAGGCTGCCAAGTCGGAGATGTCATGGATGGCAAATGCTTCCTATGAAAGATTTAGGGAGAGTAGTCTTGATGTAGCTTATAATGTTCAGGCTCAATGGTATCAATTGAATAGTATTCAGGCGAAACTTATAAATATCAGAGAAAATATTAAACTGTTGAAATCGTTGGAAGAGGTTGCTTTGTATCGTTATAAATCTCCAGGTATTAAGGGAAAATCAAGCAGCTCTGCTTCTTACTCATCGGGCTCTTCAACTGTTCAATTGGCGGCTTCTGCAATGTCAATACCTCAGGGAACTGGTGGCATGTCGGGAATGGGAGGTGCTTCGTCTGGAAATACATCCTTCTCAACAATAGCCGCTGGTCAGTCCGTATCCATGGGAAGTAGCATGTCTTCTTCATCAATGAGCGGAAGTAGTGGCGGTATGTCTGATGTGTTACGTATTCAGATTGAACGGATAGAGCTTGAAAATACTTTGGAAACAACGCAATCCCAGTTTTTCTCGACACTGGCAGTATTCAATGCTCTATTGGGGCACCCATCGGCTACATTAACCTTTGTGCCGGATACCTTACAGTTGAAACCATTCATCGCCAATGATCCTGCGGCATGGCAGATACTTGTTGAACGAAACCCATTGCTAGCTATGTGGAAAGCAGAAAGTGCTTTCTATGAGGCAAAAGGAGAAATGGCAAAGAAGATGGGTTATCCCATGATAGGAATTGGTTTGGAGTACATGATTAATAGCAAAAATCCGGTAGATCCGAATAATATGAATACGATGAGCAATATGAATGGAATGGACATGATAATGCCTATGGTTAAATTTACATTGCCCATCTACAGAAAGAAGTACAAAGCTCAGCTTAGTGACAGCAAATTTATGAAACAGTCTGCTGAACTGCAATATCAAAACACACAGAATGAGTTGCAGGCTAGTTTTGTGGCTATAAACCTGCGAATAACCGATGCTTCACGTAAAATAGCTCTTTATGCAAAGCAGCGCCAGCTGGCACAAACCACATTCGAACTAATGCTTCGCGAGTTTACAACTTCCAGTGTGGGCTTAACAGATGTATTACAGGTGCAACGGGAATTATTGAATTATAGTTTAAAGCAGGTAGAGTCTGTTGTTGAATATAATACAGCTGTGGCTGAATTCGAGAAAATCATAGCAAAGGATGACTTGATAATAAATAAAAAATAG
- a CDS encoding heavy metal-binding domain-containing protein, which translates to MKAIFFYSLILVSGLIFAGSSFNNIYAQKTKKATTTTTTTKQQEVKYTCTMHPKVVMDKPGKCPKCGMKMVEMKDMKKEVKKEGTKVKETTKKVKETTKMKEMPKK; encoded by the coding sequence ATGAAAGCAATATTTTTTTATTCATTAATTCTCGTTTCGGGATTAATTTTTGCAGGTTCTTCTTTTAATAATATTTATGCCCAAAAAACAAAAAAGGCTACCACTACTACCACAACAACTAAGCAGCAAGAAGTGAAGTACACTTGCACTATGCATCCTAAAGTAGTAATGGATAAACCGGGAAAATGTCCAAAATGTGGCATGAAAATGGTAGAAATGAAGGATATGAAGAAAGAGGTTAAGAAGGAAGGTACAAAGGTAAAAGAAACGACTAAAAAAGTGAAAGAAACTACAAAGATGAAAGAGATGCCTAAAAAATAA
- a CDS encoding YhcH/YjgK/YiaL family protein, producing MKKSIFGKLIAVSMLCFAMISMASAQTKSGEWTKSSAKKWVNSRVWANGLAIVPHKTTDYVKFATQYHKDKAMWEKIFKFMKENDLVNMPAGKYPIDGDRCFVNVTDAKTKSPDVVQIEAHKKYIDLQYMATNAELMGLISTANAKEIKPYNEKKDVVNYSGDKVKFYTLSGKTFFLLFPGELHKASIWTKGEETTGRKIVFKIAYIAD from the coding sequence ATGAAAAAGAGTATTTTTGGAAAGCTAATAGCTGTTTCCATGCTTTGCTTTGCCATGATTTCTATGGCTTCGGCTCAAACAAAATCGGGTGAATGGACTAAAAGCAGTGCAAAAAAGTGGGTAAACAGCAGAGTATGGGCCAACGGACTAGCCATTGTTCCTCACAAAACAACCGACTATGTAAAATTTGCCACTCAGTATCACAAGGATAAGGCAATGTGGGAGAAGATTTTCAAGTTCATGAAAGAAAATGATCTTGTAAATATGCCTGCAGGAAAATACCCTATTGATGGCGACCGTTGCTTTGTTAACGTAACTGATGCAAAGACAAAATCACCGGATGTGGTGCAGATTGAAGCTCACAAAAAGTACATTGACTTACAGTATATGGCTACTAACGCCGAACTTATGGGACTTATCTCTACTGCCAATGCTAAAGAGATCAAACCTTACAATGAAAAGAAAGATGTTGTAAACTACTCGGGAGATAAGGTTAAGTTTTATACTTTATCGGGCAAAACTTTCTTCCTTCTTTTCCCAGGTGAATTGCACAAAGCTTCTATCTGGACAAAAGGAGAGGAAACTACCGGAAGAAAAATTGTCTTCAAAATAGCTTATATTGCTGATTAA
- a CDS encoding DUF302 domain-containing protein yields MKYYINKKLNISFDQAVIKVTELLKSEGFGVLSEINLHEKLKEKLNVDFRKYKIVGACNPAFAYKALQSEDKIGTMLPCNVIIQELAEDEIEVAAVDPVASMMAIDNSSLESIATEVQEKLKRVISSL; encoded by the coding sequence ATGAAGTATTATATTAACAAAAAACTGAATATCAGTTTCGATCAAGCGGTGATAAAGGTTACCGAATTATTAAAGAGTGAAGGTTTTGGTGTGTTGTCTGAAATCAATTTACACGAAAAACTGAAAGAAAAGCTAAATGTAGATTTCAGGAAATATAAAATTGTAGGGGCATGTAATCCTGCATTTGCTTATAAAGCGCTGCAAAGCGAAGACAAAATAGGAACTATGCTCCCTTGTAATGTGATTATTCAGGAACTAGCCGAAGATGAAATCGAAGTTGCTGCAGTTGATCCTGTTGCTTCAATGATGGCTATAGATAATTCAAGCTTGGAAAGTATTGCTACAGAAGTTCAGGAAAAGCTTAAGCGGGTTATTTCGTCTTTGTAA
- a CDS encoding helix-turn-helix domain-containing protein, translating to MSLNSSKALPTANVSGFTSYLPTIGILNNDLALYHLQGIITDKQPKPANAFGIIAVRKGILHVEINNQSFLLSKDSVAYIPPNASFSIKSNDSLLEGYMMILSDIFVRSLQVPVEVSHDRSFVSSYIQEFSDDIKSSINKTFVLIKDELSDNKRFFRREKLLNLISIFYIDILNAYAKNTSAQQMLCCTRETSRKAKLSKDFFRLVKQYSREQRQVNFYADKLCITPKYLSSLIKQTTGKPANEWITNAVIIEAKRLLQTSGNSIKEIAFSLNFANQSFFGKYFKKIVGVSPKDYQRNLAY from the coding sequence ATGAGTTTAAATAGTTCAAAAGCGCTACCCACAGCGAATGTCTCAGGATTCACATCCTATTTGCCTACTATAGGGATACTTAATAATGATCTTGCACTTTATCACTTACAAGGTATTATTACTGACAAGCAACCTAAGCCTGCCAATGCTTTTGGTATTATTGCAGTGCGCAAAGGTATACTACATGTAGAAATTAACAATCAATCATTTTTGTTATCTAAAGACTCAGTTGCTTATATACCTCCCAACGCATCATTCAGTATAAAATCAAATGATAGCCTGTTGGAAGGATATATGATGATTCTCTCTGACATTTTTGTCAGATCACTCCAGGTGCCTGTTGAAGTAAGCCACGATAGATCTTTTGTGAGTTCTTACATACAAGAATTTTCAGATGACATTAAAAGCAGCATTAACAAAACATTTGTACTTATAAAAGATGAATTATCTGACAACAAGCGTTTCTTCCGCCGGGAAAAGTTGCTGAATCTCATATCCATATTCTACATCGACATTCTGAATGCTTATGCAAAGAATACTTCTGCACAACAGATGCTTTGCTGCACCAGAGAAACAAGTAGAAAAGCTAAATTATCCAAGGATTTCTTCAGATTGGTAAAACAGTATTCCCGCGAACAGAGGCAGGTAAACTTTTATGCGGATAAGCTTTGTATTACTCCCAAGTATCTTTCATCATTGATAAAACAAACAACAGGGAAACCAGCAAATGAATGGATCACTAATGCGGTAATTATTGAAGCAAAACGTCTTCTCCAAACTTCAGGAAATAGTATTAAAGAGATAGCATTCAGCCTTAACTTTGCCAACCAAAGCTTCTTTGGAAAATATTTTAAGAAGATAGTTGGAGTCTCTCCCAAAGATTATCAAAGAAACCTGGCTTATTAG
- a CDS encoding aminodeoxychorismate synthase component I, with the protein MIEFDADIVCQKMNEAGRKRTPFLFGVNFEMTSGFFFENPMDDQSVLFSVGKNSNHPQLQTGNNVLPLLKKKPGSYEDYFSKFQIVSNALHKGNSFLLNLTERTAIECNLTLEEIYSRTNALYKILVPDKFVCFSPESFVKIAGGEISSYPMKGTIDASLPDAEAQLMADYKETCEHNTIVDLIRNDLSIVADHVHVHRFRYVDVLKTNEKELLQTSSEICGTLPGNYHERLGSIIFDMLPAGSISGAPKQSTVNTIRNAEKMERGYYTGVFGYYDGETLDSAVMIRYIEKENGNYYFRSGGGITVNSNPEEEYQEVLDKIYLPL; encoded by the coding sequence ATGATTGAGTTTGATGCAGATATTGTTTGCCAAAAGATGAACGAAGCCGGACGAAAGCGGACTCCTTTTCTCTTTGGCGTTAATTTTGAGATGACGAGCGGATTCTTTTTTGAGAACCCGATGGACGATCAATCCGTGCTGTTTTCAGTAGGGAAGAATTCAAACCATCCCCAATTACAGACTGGGAATAACGTTTTGCCCCTGCTTAAAAAGAAACCGGGGAGTTACGAAGACTATTTCTCTAAATTTCAGATAGTGAGCAATGCTTTGCACAAGGGCAATTCCTTTCTGCTGAATCTCACGGAACGGACAGCCATTGAGTGCAACCTCACCTTGGAAGAGATTTATTCGCGGACTAATGCCTTATATAAAATTCTTGTTCCCGATAAGTTTGTCTGCTTCTCGCCCGAAAGTTTTGTGAAGATAGCCGGAGGAGAGATTTCCTCATACCCGATGAAGGGAACCATAGACGCTTCTCTTCCCGATGCTGAGGCTCAGCTGATGGCCGATTACAAGGAGACTTGCGAGCACAACACCATTGTTGACCTGATAAGAAACGACCTGAGCATTGTGGCAGACCATGTACATGTGCACCGTTTCCGTTATGTTGATGTGCTGAAAACGAATGAGAAGGAGTTGTTGCAGACTAGTTCGGAGATTTGCGGCACGCTCCCCGGCAATTATCACGAACGCTTGGGAAGTATTATCTTTGATATGCTTCCGGCCGGCTCCATATCTGGTGCGCCAAAGCAGTCTACTGTAAATACCATCCGCAATGCCGAGAAGATGGAACGCGGTTACTATACCGGAGTATTTGGTTATTATGACGGCGAAACGCTTGATAGCGCCGTGATGATACGATATATTGAGAAGGAAAACGGGAATTATTATTTCCGTAGTGGGGGAGGGATTACCGTGAACAGCAATCCCGAAGAAGAATATCAGGAAGTACTGGATAAAATATATTTGCCATTATGA